A stretch of Mauremys reevesii isolate NIE-2019 linkage group 25, ASM1616193v1, whole genome shotgun sequence DNA encodes these proteins:
- the RDH8 gene encoding retinol dehydrogenase 8: protein MGSAGPRTVLVTGCSSGIGLRLAVQLAQDPGQRYQVVATMRDLQKKETLERAAGAALGRTLRIRRLDVCSDASVAECLGGLPERRVDVLVNNAGVGHIGPIESISIAEMKRVFETNFFGAVRMVQAVLPGMKQRRSGHIVVMSSVMGLQGIVFNDVYAASKFAMEGFCESLAVQLLQFHVFVSLVEPGPVNTDFELKLMEDVSRSEFPGTDPATLRYFQEVYLPASREIFSTMGQSPEAVAKAVVQVIGAARPPFRTLTNPLYTPLTALKFADPSGELSVRTYHNLLFNYGAFFHLSMRALRCLTCQCFRRRVAPA from the exons ATGGGCAGCGCGGGGCCGAGGACGGTGCTGGTCACGGGCTGCTCCTCGGGCATCGGGCTCCGCCTGGCCGTGCAGCTGGCCCAGGACCCCGGCCAGCGCTACCAGG TCGTCGCCACCATGCGGGACCTGCAGAAGAAGGAGACGCTGGAGCGGGCGGCGGGCGCGGCCCTGGGCAGGACCCTCCGCATCCGGCGCCTGGACGTCTGCAGCGACGCCTCGGTGGCCGAGTGCCTGGGCGGCCTCCCCGAGCGCCGGGTGGACGTGCTGG TGAACAACGCGGGCGTGGGGCACATCGGGCCCATCGAGAGCATCAGCATCGCGGAGATGAAACGCGTCTTCGAGACCAACTTCTTTGGGGCCGTGCGCATGGTGCAGGCCGTGCTGCCCGGCATGAAGCAGCGCCGCAGCGGCCACATCGTGGTGATGAGCAGCGTcatggggctgcagg GCATCGTGTTTAACGACGTCTACGCAGCCTCCAAGTTCGCCATGGAGGGTTTCTGCGAGAGCCTGGCCGTGCAGCTGCTCCAGTTCCACGTCTT CGTGTCCCTGGTGGAGCCGGGCCCGGTGAACACGGACTTTGAGCTGAAGCTGATGGAGGACGTGTCCCGCTCCGAGTTCCCCGGCACCGACCCGGCCACGCTGCGCTACTTCCAGGAGGTCTATCTGCCGGCCTCCCGCGAGATCTTCTCCACCATGGGCCAGAGCCCCGAGGCCGTGGCCAAG gccGTGGTGCAGGTGATCGGCGCCGCTCGCCCCCCCTTCCGCACGCTCACCAACCCGCTGTACACGCCGCTGACGGCGCTGAAGTTCGCCGACCCCTCGGGGGAGCTGTCCGTGCGCACCTACCACAACCTGCTCTTCAACTACGGCGCGTTCTTCCACCTGAGCATGCGGGCCCTGCGCTGCCTGACCTGCCAGTGCTTCCGCCGCAGGGTCGCCCCGGCCTGA